The Ensifer adhaerens genome contains a region encoding:
- a CDS encoding flagellin, which produces MTSILTNSSAMGALATLRSINSSMETTQERISSGLRVATAADNAAYWSIATTMRSDNKALSAVQDALGLGAAKTDVASSAMENSKDVVDEIKKKLVTASEPGVDKSKIQKEIKELQNQLLSIAKSASFSGENWVFTDPNNAAGTKSVVGSFNRDAKGNVSLTTLQYDTNKSSLIEMNASGAFVTTGTGLLSSNISYTDTTGATVALTFSVMTLDITNMTGGALSQALSGVDSILTQMTDAAADLGALNSRIDLQKGFVENLSDSIEKGVGRLVDADMNEESTRLKALQTQQQLGIQALTIANTNSQNILSLFR; this is translated from the coding sequence ATGACGAGCATTCTGACCAACTCTTCCGCCATGGGCGCACTCGCCACCCTGCGTTCGATCAACTCCTCGATGGAAACCACCCAGGAGCGCATCTCCTCGGGTCTGCGCGTCGCCACCGCGGCTGACAACGCCGCTTACTGGTCGATCGCGACCACCATGCGTTCGGACAACAAGGCCCTCTCGGCCGTTCAGGACGCCCTCGGCCTCGGCGCTGCCAAGACCGACGTTGCTTCGTCGGCCATGGAAAACTCCAAGGACGTCGTCGACGAAATCAAGAAGAAGCTGGTAACCGCCAGCGAGCCGGGCGTTGACAAGAGCAAGATCCAGAAGGAAATCAAGGAGCTGCAGAACCAGCTTCTGAGCATTGCCAAGTCGGCCTCGTTCTCCGGCGAAAACTGGGTCTTCACCGACCCGAACAACGCTGCCGGCACGAAGTCGGTCGTTGGTTCGTTCAACCGCGACGCCAAGGGCAATGTCAGCCTGACGACGCTGCAGTACGACACCAACAAGAGCTCGCTGATCGAAATGAACGCTTCCGGCGCGTTCGTCACGACCGGCACGGGCCTGCTCTCCAGCAATATCTCCTACACCGACACGACCGGCGCGACCGTAGCGTTGACCTTCAGCGTCATGACGCTCGACATCACCAACATGACGGGCGGCGCTCTGTCGCAGGCTCTGTCGGGTGTTGACTCCATCCTGACCCAGATGACCGACGCTGCCGCTGACCTCGGTGCGCTCAACAGCCGTATCGATCTGCAGAAGGGCTTCGTCGAAAACCTCTCGGACTCGATCGAGAAGGGCGTTGGCCGTCTCGTCGACGCTGACATGAACGAGGAATCGACCCGCCTGAAGGCTCTGCAGACGCAGCAGCAGCTCGGCATCCAGGCACTCACGATCGCTAACACCAACTCGCAGAACATCCTGTCGCTGTTCCGTTAA
- a CDS encoding transglycosylase SLT domain-containing protein, protein MRLPALSALVLVTSTCSAFASADAGVCEREIISAAAKYDIPAGILYSVGLTETGRKGSLQPYAMNIEGKAYFGSSEQDVLTQFGNARAQGAKLIDLGCMQINYYFHGEHFSSPQEMLDPRKNVEYAARFLANLHARHETWTMAVARYHAGPNNDPAQKKYVCRVIANLVATGYGKWTPNATQFCQ, encoded by the coding sequence ATGCGGCTGCCGGCACTGAGCGCTCTCGTACTGGTCACGTCTACATGTAGCGCTTTTGCCAGCGCGGACGCAGGCGTCTGCGAGCGCGAGATCATCAGCGCAGCGGCGAAGTACGATATCCCGGCCGGGATCCTCTATTCGGTCGGGCTGACCGAAACCGGCCGCAAGGGATCGCTTCAACCCTACGCGATGAACATCGAAGGCAAGGCCTATTTCGGTAGCAGCGAGCAGGACGTTCTGACCCAGTTCGGCAACGCGCGGGCACAGGGTGCCAAGCTCATCGATCTCGGCTGCATGCAGATCAACTATTACTTCCATGGCGAGCATTTCAGCTCGCCGCAGGAGATGCTTGACCCGCGCAAGAATGTCGAATATGCCGCGCGCTTCCTGGCCAATCTCCATGCGAGGCACGAGACCTGGACAATGGCCGTTGCGCGCTATCACGCAGGCCCGAACAACGACCCGGCGCAGAAGAAATATGTCTGCCGGGTGATCGCGAATCTCGTCGCGACCGGCTACGGCAAGTGGACGCCGAACGCCACGCAGTTTTGCCAATAA
- a CDS encoding flagellar hook-length control protein FliK: MPPTPVGTGSGRAGGKEQAGGASAGAFEDAVANAGRQRNNDQPGSGKGGNDAAAGSDAEAGALIDKDNIAKAAGRALTRSISLGRNDQFDEHALRDHFQAAERGVGGKRAVDKTDPAKSAAVSDDLAQVEVDEELAKRIATLTKGIGKAPADGASVDGDVNAGGEGAEAKQTATAMDDLLTLLGGAQATQPQGQAAAARQAADGQIEGAAPVAGGSEHGAKAEAQAGENDPDRLFRFARADGKGQAVSMSLSKDGDAAFDAARSQGSAKVENVTVLEARRYLGISMSPNTSAVADAIAGEATTSLQPSAALGQPGAWTQAGKTLNTLKIQLHPIELGLVTATLRLKDDELQVELKVENGDAFRQLRDDQNDLVKALRAQGFAVDQVNIVFNSGGDTSSGGGSQAQAQAQAGQQGRERADGNGQGRQQRQDDSQSSAAERWVGNGGTDDAAAGTERSRTGHVYM, translated from the coding sequence ATGCCTCCGACACCTGTCGGCACGGGAAGCGGACGAGCGGGCGGCAAGGAGCAGGCCGGTGGTGCATCGGCCGGCGCGTTTGAAGATGCCGTGGCCAATGCCGGGCGGCAAAGAAACAACGACCAGCCGGGTTCAGGCAAAGGCGGCAACGACGCCGCTGCCGGCAGCGACGCGGAGGCGGGAGCCTTGATCGACAAGGACAATATTGCCAAGGCCGCGGGCAGGGCTCTGACACGCAGCATCAGCCTTGGTCGCAACGACCAGTTCGACGAACACGCGCTGCGCGACCATTTCCAGGCGGCCGAGCGCGGCGTTGGCGGCAAACGTGCCGTCGACAAGACCGATCCGGCCAAATCGGCTGCCGTGTCCGATGATCTGGCTCAAGTGGAGGTCGATGAAGAACTCGCCAAGCGCATTGCCACCTTGACGAAAGGCATTGGCAAAGCGCCGGCAGATGGCGCCTCGGTCGATGGCGACGTCAACGCCGGCGGCGAGGGCGCTGAAGCCAAGCAGACAGCTACAGCGATGGACGATCTGCTGACGCTGCTGGGCGGTGCCCAGGCGACGCAGCCTCAGGGACAGGCGGCGGCCGCGCGCCAGGCAGCGGATGGCCAGATTGAAGGCGCGGCGCCCGTTGCCGGTGGCAGCGAGCATGGCGCGAAAGCCGAGGCACAGGCGGGCGAGAACGACCCCGACCGGCTCTTCCGCTTCGCCCGGGCTGACGGCAAGGGACAGGCCGTTTCCATGAGTCTCTCGAAGGACGGTGATGCGGCGTTCGACGCTGCCCGCTCGCAAGGCTCCGCCAAGGTCGAGAATGTCACCGTGCTCGAGGCCCGGCGTTATCTCGGCATCTCGATGAGCCCGAACACCAGCGCCGTGGCAGACGCCATCGCCGGTGAGGCCACCACTTCCCTGCAGCCAAGTGCTGCACTCGGTCAGCCGGGCGCGTGGACGCAGGCCGGCAAAACGCTCAACACCCTGAAGATCCAGCTTCACCCGATCGAGCTTGGCCTTGTCACGGCCACGCTGCGCCTGAAGGATGACGAACTGCAGGTCGAGCTGAAGGTCGAGAACGGCGACGCCTTCCGGCAGTTGCGCGACGACCAGAACGACTTGGTCAAGGCGCTGCGCGCTCAGGGCTTTGCGGTCGATCAGGTGAACATCGTATTCAACTCCGGCGGCGACACGTCGTCCGGCGGCGGGTCGCAGGCGCAGGCCCAAGCCCAGGCCGGGCAGCAGGGCCGAGAACGCGCCGATGGCAACGGCCAGGGACGACAGCAGCGACAGGACGACAGCCAGTCTTCGGCGGCGGAAAGGTGGGTTGGCAATGGCGGGACGGACGATGCGGCTGCCGGCACTGAGCGCTCTCGTACTGGTCACGTCTACATGTAG
- a CDS encoding glycosyltransferase family 41 protein, translating to MNAQAIFSTASRQYQKGQYTDALNQLNVLMEINRDTKTYVLLAKVLVKLGFKAEAARAYQLAGEAGGSRAEDYLTDAMKLYFANGQEDEALSIGLPLLEKAKTDAEIAFIIASIFLKRGEKEILGLFKAPLTLSTNRLHNALAFKLLTAEINDLQDRDALANLFRNNPKNTTLRSAHLVYAREANDYAEVEKHERDIQRALKAGQTEILAAEAPYYHATWCGDESFNRVAGAQLNPFPSSLTEVRRAAPHRWGERIRIGYVSADFWDDHATMKLLKAVLMAHDKTRFDVTLFCHTKSALAARDQDIRARWGRIVEIGDLSDDEAAHVIRQENIDILVDLKGHTLESRVSIFNRAAAPVQVGWLGFPGTTVNVDLDYIIGDPCVLPDSSKAHYYEKYCRLPETYQPNDPYERARPRAMSRKDVGLPEDAFVFASFNANRKISLQTVNLWIDILRQTPGSLLWVLCDRADARTNLLAKFKSAGIDTKRIVICGKFAYQNHVDRVPLADLGLDTYPYNGHTTTSEQLWAGLPVLSFKGTNFASRVSESLLNAIGVPELVATGPEDYVKEAVALYNNRDKIADYRKRLDENRFRMPLFDAERFCQHLETGYEMMADRAKRGLAPDHIDVPALPPRIGSFER from the coding sequence GTGAACGCCCAAGCCATCTTTTCGACCGCCTCCCGGCAATACCAGAAGGGGCAGTACACGGACGCGCTCAACCAGCTGAATGTGCTGATGGAGATCAACCGCGACACCAAGACCTATGTGCTTCTGGCGAAGGTCCTCGTGAAACTCGGTTTCAAGGCTGAGGCGGCCCGTGCCTACCAGCTCGCCGGTGAAGCCGGCGGCTCGCGGGCGGAAGATTACCTCACCGACGCCATGAAACTCTACTTCGCGAACGGGCAGGAGGACGAGGCACTGAGCATCGGACTGCCGCTTCTGGAGAAGGCCAAGACAGATGCCGAGATCGCCTTCATCATCGCCTCGATCTTCCTCAAGCGCGGCGAAAAGGAAATCCTGGGGCTTTTCAAGGCGCCGCTGACCCTGAGCACCAACCGTCTGCACAATGCGCTTGCCTTCAAGCTGTTGACCGCCGAAATCAACGATCTGCAAGATCGTGACGCGCTCGCCAATCTCTTCCGCAACAACCCGAAGAACACCACGCTGCGGTCGGCCCATCTCGTCTATGCGCGTGAGGCCAACGACTATGCCGAGGTCGAGAAGCACGAACGCGACATCCAACGGGCACTGAAAGCCGGGCAGACCGAAATTCTTGCAGCTGAAGCGCCCTACTATCATGCGACCTGGTGTGGCGACGAAAGCTTCAACCGGGTTGCCGGCGCACAGCTCAACCCGTTCCCGAGCAGCCTGACGGAAGTACGCCGCGCCGCGCCGCACCGCTGGGGCGAGCGCATTCGCATCGGTTATGTTTCCGCCGACTTCTGGGACGACCATGCGACGATGAAGCTGCTGAAGGCGGTGTTGATGGCGCACGACAAGACGCGCTTCGACGTCACCCTCTTCTGCCATACCAAGAGCGCGCTTGCGGCGCGCGACCAGGACATACGCGCAAGATGGGGCAGGATCGTCGAGATCGGCGACCTCTCCGACGACGAGGCTGCGCATGTCATTCGCCAGGAAAATATCGACATTCTCGTCGACCTGAAGGGGCATACGCTCGAAAGCCGAGTCTCCATCTTCAACCGGGCTGCAGCGCCCGTGCAGGTGGGCTGGCTGGGCTTCCCTGGGACCACCGTCAACGTCGATCTCGACTACATCATCGGCGACCCTTGTGTGCTTCCGGACAGCAGCAAGGCGCATTATTATGAAAAATACTGCCGCCTGCCGGAGACCTACCAGCCCAACGATCCCTACGAGCGCGCCCGGCCCCGGGCGATGTCGCGCAAGGATGTCGGCCTTCCCGAGGATGCATTCGTATTTGCCTCCTTCAACGCAAATCGCAAGATTTCGCTTCAGACGGTCAATCTCTGGATCGACATCCTTCGCCAGACGCCCGGAAGCCTGCTGTGGGTGCTGTGCGACAGGGCGGATGCACGCACAAATCTGCTGGCCAAGTTCAAAAGCGCCGGCATCGATACCAAGCGCATCGTCATCTGCGGCAAGTTCGCCTACCAGAACCACGTCGACCGCGTTCCGCTCGCCGATCTCGGCCTCGACACCTATCCCTATAACGGCCACACGACCACATCCGAACAGCTCTGGGCAGGCCTGCCGGTGCTGTCCTTCAAGGGCACGAACTTCGCTTCACGCGTGAGCGAGAGCCTGCTGAACGCCATCGGCGTGCCGGAACTCGTGGCCACGGGGCCGGAGGACTACGTCAAGGAAGCTGTCGCGCTCTACAACAACCGTGACAAGATCGCCGACTATCGAAAGAGGCTGGACGAGAACCGGTTCCGGATGCCGCTATTCGATGCGGAGCGTTTCTGCCAGCACCTGGAAACGGGCTACGAAATGATGGCCGACCGCGCCAAGCGCGGACTGGCACCTGATCACATCGACGTTCCGGCATTGCCGCCGCGCATCGGGTCGTTCGAACGCTGA
- a CDS encoding flagellin has translation MTSIMTNTAAMAALQTLRSINSDMAEVQDRISSGYRVQTAADNAAYWSIATTMRSDNAALSTVQDALGLGAAKIDTAYAAMNSSIEVVSAIKSKLVAASEPGVDKLKIDKEITELKNQLISAAQSASFSSENWLYNAATAPVGTKSVVASFNRDANGNVSVTTLDFDTSQSMLIDKQNASRGILTRNYDASQLTSPPGTAGARLYHLIGAPATTPIGTTAEVKLTASTTPAEMADMISVVERILNQLTDAGSTLGAITKRIELQEGFIANLMDTIDKGVGRLVDADMNEESTRLKALQTQQQLGIQALSIANTNSENILRLFQQ, from the coding sequence ATGACAAGCATCATGACCAACACCGCCGCCATGGCGGCTCTCCAGACATTGCGTTCGATCAACTCCGACATGGCGGAAGTCCAGGACCGCATCTCCTCGGGCTACCGCGTGCAGACGGCTGCCGACAACGCCGCCTATTGGTCGATCGCGACCACCATGCGCTCCGACAATGCCGCGCTCTCCACCGTTCAGGACGCCCTCGGCCTCGGCGCCGCCAAGATCGACACGGCCTATGCGGCGATGAATTCGTCGATCGAGGTCGTCAGCGCGATCAAGAGCAAGCTCGTCGCGGCGAGTGAGCCGGGCGTCGACAAGCTGAAGATCGACAAGGAAATCACCGAGCTCAAGAACCAGCTTATCTCGGCCGCCCAGTCCGCATCCTTCTCCAGCGAAAACTGGCTCTACAACGCCGCCACAGCTCCGGTCGGCACGAAGTCCGTCGTGGCCTCGTTCAACCGTGACGCCAACGGCAATGTGTCGGTCACGACGCTCGACTTCGACACCTCGCAGTCGATGCTGATCGACAAGCAGAACGCGAGCCGAGGCATCCTGACCAGGAACTACGACGCCTCCCAGCTCACCTCTCCGCCCGGCACGGCGGGCGCGCGCCTGTACCACCTGATCGGCGCACCGGCGACGACGCCGATCGGTACGACGGCGGAAGTCAAGCTGACCGCATCGACGACGCCTGCCGAAATGGCCGATATGATCAGCGTCGTCGAACGTATCCTCAACCAGCTGACGGACGCCGGCTCCACGCTCGGCGCCATCACCAAGCGCATCGAGTTGCAGGAGGGCTTCATCGCCAACCTGATGGATACGATCGACAAGGGCGTCGGTCGTCTCGTCGATGCCGACATGAACGAGGAATCGACACGGCTGAAGGCGCTGCAGACGCAGCAGCAACTGGGCATCCAGGCGCTCTCGATCGCCAACACCAATTCCGAAAACATCCTGCGCCTGTTCCAGCAGTAA
- a CDS encoding flagellin — protein sequence MTSIITNSSAMGALATLRSINSSMETTQERISSGLRVGTAADNAAYWSIATTMRSDNKALSAVQDALGLGAAKTDVASSAMENSKDVVDEIKKKLVTASEPGVDKSKIQKEIKELQNQLVSIAKSASFSGENWVYTDPNNAAGTKSVVGSFNRDAKGNVSLTTLQYDTNKSSLIEVNASGANVTNGTGLLSSNISYTDTTGATVSLTFSVLSLDITSMTNGALSQALSGVDSVLTQMTDAAADLGALNSRIDLQKGFVENLSDSIEKGVGRLVDADMNEESTRLKALQTQQQLGIQALSIANSNSQNILSLFR from the coding sequence ATGACGAGCATCATCACCAATTCTTCCGCCATGGGCGCACTCGCCACCCTGCGTTCGATCAACTCCTCGATGGAAACCACCCAGGAGCGTATTTCGTCGGGTCTGCGCGTCGGCACCGCGGCTGACAACGCTGCTTACTGGTCGATCGCGACCACCATGCGTTCGGACAACAAGGCCCTCTCGGCTGTTCAGGACGCCCTCGGCCTCGGCGCTGCCAAGACCGACGTTGCTTCGTCGGCCATGGAAAACTCCAAGGACGTCGTCGACGAAATCAAGAAGAAGCTGGTAACCGCCAGCGAGCCGGGCGTTGACAAGAGCAAGATCCAGAAGGAAATCAAGGAGCTGCAGAACCAGCTCGTGAGCATTGCCAAGTCGGCCTCGTTCTCCGGCGAAAACTGGGTTTACACCGACCCGAACAACGCTGCCGGCACGAAGTCGGTCGTTGGTTCGTTCAACCGCGACGCCAAGGGCAATGTCAGCCTGACGACGCTGCAGTACGACACCAACAAGAGCTCGCTGATCGAAGTGAACGCTTCGGGTGCCAACGTCACCAACGGCACGGGCCTGCTCTCCAGCAACATCTCCTACACCGACACGACCGGTGCGACCGTATCGCTGACCTTCAGCGTTCTGTCGCTCGACATCACCAGCATGACGAACGGCGCTCTGTCGCAGGCTCTGTCGGGTGTTGACTCGGTCCTGACCCAGATGACCGACGCTGCCGCCGACCTCGGTGCGCTCAACAGCCGTATCGATCTGCAGAAGGGCTTCGTCGAAAACCTCTCGGACTCGATCGAGAAGGGCGTTGGCCGTCTCGTCGACGCCGACATGAACGAGGAATCGACCCGCCTGAAGGCTCTGCAGACGCAGCAGCAGCTCGGCATCCAGGCACTGTCGATCGCCAACTCGAACTCGCAGAACATCCTGTCGCTGTTCCGTTAA
- the rem gene encoding transcriptional activator Rem produces MIVVVDERELVKDGYTSLFGREGIPSTGFDPREFGEWVNAAADSDIDAVEAFLIGQGDTTFTLPRAIRDRSMAPVIAMSDTPSLENTLALFDCGVDDVVRKPIHPREILARVAAIRRRLKAIANFTDIGPIRVFADGRDPEINGDVFALPRRERRILEYLVANRGRRVSKSQIFNAIYGIFDEDVEENVVESHISKLRKKLRKKLGFDPIDSKRFLGYCIDWN; encoded by the coding sequence ATGATCGTAGTGGTTGATGAAAGAGAGCTGGTGAAGGACGGGTATACGTCCCTCTTCGGACGTGAAGGTATTCCCTCGACGGGTTTCGATCCCAGGGAGTTTGGAGAGTGGGTAAACGCGGCTGCCGATTCGGATATCGATGCCGTGGAAGCCTTCCTGATCGGGCAGGGCGACACCACCTTCACGCTGCCGCGGGCCATCCGCGATCGCTCGATGGCACCGGTCATCGCGATGAGCGACACGCCGTCCCTCGAAAACACGCTTGCACTCTTTGATTGCGGCGTCGACGACGTTGTGCGCAAGCCTATCCACCCCCGCGAAATCCTTGCCCGCGTCGCTGCGATCCGCCGGCGCCTGAAGGCGATCGCCAACTTTACCGACATTGGTCCGATCCGCGTTTTTGCCGACGGCCGCGATCCGGAAATCAACGGCGATGTCTTCGCCCTGCCGCGCCGCGAGCGCCGCATTCTCGAGTATTTGGTCGCAAACCGCGGCCGTCGCGTCTCCAAGTCGCAGATCTTCAACGCGATCTACGGGATCTTCGACGAGGACGTCGAGGAAAACGTCGTCGAAAGCCACATCAGCAAACTGCGCAAGAAACTGCGCAAGAAGCTCGGTTTCGACCCGATCGATTCGAAGCGTTTCCTTGGCTACTGCATCGACTGGAACTGA
- a CDS encoding MotB family protein — protein MSDENHHNGKHEIIIVKRHSGSHDGHHGGSWKIAYADFMTAMMAFFLVMWLINAANEETKAAIASYFNPVQLTDQKPAERGLKDPAKDAQGEETQQRSKVDGEQEKSGGSAKTGDQLTATSGEETKYSDADFFENPYSVLSEIAREVGQQANISVKGEGGAAQSGPATGADGGEAYRDPFDPDFWTKQVEVKDAGNTAETVAALADKSTEPAGATPAVKKSEADASQEPHEAADKQAGDGKDTDTGAGKDPADAAAGEKPKTEVAEADAKEQAAELQAELKKQLAGEAGQLAEGLVVTPAEGGLMVTISERTDAQMFAIGSAVPQKELVLAMEKIGRLLAERQGVVAIRGHTDGRPFKDGTYDNWRLSAARAQSAYYMLVRGGLKEDRVSQISGFADRRLQIPGDPYAPGNRRIEILLQSAPG, from the coding sequence ATGAGCGACGAAAACCACCACAACGGCAAGCACGAGATCATCATCGTCAAGCGCCACAGCGGCAGCCATGATGGTCACCACGGCGGCTCCTGGAAGATCGCCTATGCCGACTTCATGACGGCGATGATGGCCTTCTTCCTCGTGATGTGGCTGATCAATGCCGCCAACGAAGAGACGAAGGCGGCGATCGCTTCCTATTTCAACCCGGTGCAATTGACCGACCAGAAGCCTGCCGAACGTGGCCTGAAGGACCCGGCCAAGGATGCGCAGGGCGAAGAAACGCAGCAACGTTCGAAGGTTGACGGCGAGCAGGAAAAGTCCGGTGGCTCGGCCAAAACCGGCGATCAGCTGACGGCGACGTCGGGCGAAGAGACGAAGTACTCCGACGCCGACTTCTTCGAAAACCCCTATTCCGTTCTTTCCGAGATTGCGCGCGAGGTCGGCCAGCAGGCCAACATCAGCGTCAAGGGCGAGGGCGGTGCGGCCCAGTCCGGCCCGGCCACCGGCGCCGATGGCGGCGAAGCCTATCGTGACCCGTTCGATCCGGACTTCTGGACCAAGCAGGTCGAAGTGAAGGACGCCGGCAACACTGCCGAAACCGTTGCTGCCCTTGCCGACAAGTCGACGGAGCCCGCAGGCGCGACGCCGGCCGTCAAGAAGTCTGAGGCGGACGCGTCGCAGGAGCCGCATGAAGCGGCCGACAAGCAGGCCGGTGACGGCAAGGACACCGATACGGGAGCTGGCAAGGACCCGGCGGACGCCGCAGCTGGCGAAAAGCCGAAGACCGAGGTCGCCGAGGCCGACGCCAAGGAGCAGGCGGCCGAACTTCAGGCCGAGTTGAAGAAGCAGCTTGCCGGCGAGGCGGGTCAACTGGCCGAGGGACTTGTCGTGACACCCGCTGAAGGTGGCCTGATGGTGACGATCAGCGAGCGGACCGATGCGCAGATGTTTGCCATCGGCTCGGCCGTGCCGCAGAAGGAACTGGTACTGGCGATGGAAAAGATCGGCCGTCTGCTGGCTGAGCGTCAGGGTGTGGTTGCAATCCGCGGCCATACCGACGGCCGTCCCTTCAAGGATGGCACTTATGATAACTGGCGCCTCTCCGCCGCCCGCGCCCAGAGCGCCTATTACATGCTCGTCCGCGGTGGCCTGAAGGAAGATCGCGTCAGCCAGATCAGCGGCTTCGCCGACCGGCGGCTGCAGATCCCCGGCGATCCCTACGCCCCGGGTAACCGCCGCATCGAGATCCTCTTGCAATCGGCTCCGGGTTAA
- the motC gene encoding chemotaxis protein MotC, translating to MLRRLRTALMACCVLATPVLTGGARANDIEELAPFKMIRSLQYVQDSVVLGDHSAIEMQRFMLGAIDKRLRAADAAVFRDPRNVDAALVYAMSGGNPETLKYLADHDVAGNFDSRVTEALTQYLNGKGGLIVESLSKAAPEYRSARIGPYLYLILGNATSQQDPVGAMKYYDWARLAAPGTIIEEAALRRSVFLAVQAGDADKGFRYALTYARRYLTSPYASQFADVFVELAVAHFDGGAQGRISEILGFMDAPRQREVFLRVARRAAIAGKQELAKLASERAEALGADGAPQPKLLASFYAGLASVPSNDVFAATASLAAISDAELSPRDRALRDAAKAVADAVVRPPVGESLTQAFASKPDRPVEANASAASEETGSGMSPFGSGQTPAVAPETVAASGADEVADPKHDGFVAKGRSKIEEIDALLKGEDK from the coding sequence ATGCTGAGACGCCTGCGAACCGCTCTGATGGCCTGCTGTGTGCTGGCGACCCCCGTTTTAACCGGAGGTGCCAGGGCGAACGATATCGAGGAGCTCGCACCCTTCAAGATGATCCGGTCGCTGCAATATGTGCAGGACTCGGTCGTCCTTGGCGACCATTCGGCGATCGAAATGCAGCGCTTCATGCTGGGCGCCATCGACAAGCGCCTGCGTGCGGCCGACGCGGCGGTCTTCCGTGATCCGCGCAACGTCGATGCGGCGCTGGTCTATGCCATGAGCGGCGGCAATCCGGAGACGCTGAAGTACCTTGCGGATCACGATGTGGCCGGGAACTTCGATTCCCGCGTCACCGAGGCGCTGACGCAATATCTGAATGGCAAGGGCGGCCTGATCGTCGAGAGCCTGTCCAAGGCCGCGCCTGAGTACCGCAGCGCCCGCATCGGCCCCTATCTCTACCTCATCCTCGGCAACGCGACATCGCAGCAGGATCCTGTGGGCGCGATGAAGTACTACGACTGGGCCCGTCTCGCGGCCCCGGGTACGATCATCGAAGAGGCTGCCCTGCGTCGCTCGGTTTTCCTCGCGGTGCAGGCGGGCGACGCGGACAAGGGCTTCCGCTATGCGCTGACCTATGCCCGCCGCTACCTGACCTCCCCCTATGCCAGCCAGTTCGCGGATGTCTTCGTCGAACTCGCCGTCGCCCATTTCGATGGCGGGGCGCAGGGGCGAATTTCGGAGATCCTGGGTTTCATGGACGCGCCGCGCCAGCGCGAAGTCTTCCTTCGCGTCGCCCGCCGCGCGGCGATCGCCGGCAAGCAAGAACTCGCAAAGCTCGCGTCTGAACGCGCCGAGGCGCTCGGCGCAGACGGCGCGCCGCAGCCGAAACTGCTTGCCAGCTTCTATGCCGGATTGGCCTCGGTGCCTTCCAATGACGTGTTTGCCGCGACGGCGAGCCTGGCGGCGATATCGGATGCGGAGCTTTCGCCGCGCGACCGCGCCTTGCGCGACGCTGCAAAGGCGGTTGCGGACGCCGTCGTCCGGCCACCTGTCGGTGAAAGCCTCACGCAAGCGTTTGCGTCTAAACCCGATAGACCGGTTGAGGCGAACGCGTCGGCCGCAAGCGAGGAAACTGGCAGCGGCATGAGCCCCTTTGGAAGCGGGCAGACCCCGGCGGTTGCGCCGGAGACCGTGGCCGCATCCGGCGCTGACGAGGTGGCGGACCCGAAGCACGATGGCTTCGTGGCGAAAGGACGATCGAAGATCGAAGAGATCGACGCTCTCCTGAAGGGAGAAGACAAATGA